The following nucleotide sequence is from Treponema pectinovorum.
TAAAAGCCGGAAACGCAACCTCTTTTGAAGATAAAGTTTTTTTGGAGGAAAAGACAATGCATTCAGAAAATGAATTGATAACTGTTATAGTCAATAAAGGTTATGCAGAAGACATAATGGTTGCTGCAAGAAGAGCTGGTGCTGGCGGCGGAACTGTTGTAAATGCTCACGGAACTGCAAGAGAAAACGATGAAAGATTTTTTGGTATGCATATAGTTCCAGAAAAAGAAATGCTTTTGATGATTGTACCTTCAGAAAAAAAAGATGCAGTTATGCAGGCAATAAAAGAAGTAAATTGTCTTAAGAACCCGGGGATGGGAATCGCATACTCTGCAACGGTAGAGGATTTTTCTCTTCTTGGAAAAAATTAAAAAACTGCGAGACTTTTTAATAATTAAACGCTTTTATTTTTATGGAAGAATGAGTTTTGAAAAAATTATTCTGTTGCTGTTTAAACAAATTGTAAAAATTTATAAAAACGCCATATAAAAATAGGAAAATCATGCCTGTTCATATTCATAAAGATTTATCAAATAAAGAAAAAATACTCTTAATTTTAAAAGACTTTGCATTGGAAGAAAAAAACGAAGGTTTTATTTCTGGCGAAGAACTGGCATTAAATTTAAGCATAAGCAGAGCAGCGGTTAATAAAGCGATAAAATCTCTTAGAAGAGACGGTTTTTTAATTGAGGCACAAACTCGTAAAGGCTATAAATTTAAAGATGAACCCGATGAAATCGACGGCAAAAAAATTGAATCTCTTATAGAAGAATACGGAATTAATTGTGCTGTGCAATCATTTAAAACCGTGGACTCCACAAATTTTGAAGCAAAGCGGCAGACTTTAGACAAAGTTTTGAATAGAGTTGCCTTTGTGTCTGGAAAGCAAACTGCGGGGCATGGCAGGCTCGGCAGAGTTTTTTATTCTCCAGCGGATTCTGGATTGTATTTTTCTTTGGTCTACAGACCTTTAGGCGGAGTTAAAAATCCAGCATTGTTGACGGCAGGAGCTGCGGTTTCGGTTTGTAGGGCAGTCAAAGAGCTTTATGGCGAAGAATGCAAAATAAAATGGGTCAACGATGTTTTTCTGAATGGTAAAAAAATCTGTGGCATTTTAACCGAAGGAATCGCAAATTTTGAAACAGCAACTATAGATTTTGCGATAGTAGGAATCGGCATAAATGTTCGCAATTCAAATTTTACAGGAGAACTTTCAAAGATTGCCGGCAGCATAGAAGATATTATGCAAAGCGAAGGGAAAAAAATCCCAAAAGTTCCGCGAAATCTGCTCTGTGCAAAAATCATTTTTAATCTCTTAAAGATTTACGATTCTTATTACAATGGCGAAAAAATCTTTTTTAAAAATGTAATCGATGAATATCGCTCTCGTTCGCTTTTAAAAGGGCTAACCGTTACGGTAAATCCGATTGCAGGTGGGCAAGCAGAAAGTTATGTTGCAAAAGTTCTGGATATAAGCGAAGAAGCAGAATTGATAGTCGAATGCGAAGATAAAAGCATAAAAAAACTTTTTTCTGGAGAAGTATCGTTAAAAAGCTCTTCATTTGCAAAATAATAAAAATAGAATTTTAATTTGCTGCTTATTACTAAAATCGCTTTTCCTGTGTTATAATCGGACACAGATTTTTAGATACGGAGCATGATTATAGATGAGTGATCAGGATTTAGACCCTACAATCGCAGCGTTACTCGCAGAAACTGCTAACAATGCATCTGAAGATAATGAAAATTCCACAGATTTTTTTGGCGATGTTCCTGTAACGGATTTTACAGATTCCAGTTTTCGAAAAAAAGAAGAAGATACTGAGGACGAGCCTGAACCAAATAAAGTCGATTTAAGCGTTACGAAATTCAAACCGATTACAAAATTTTTTGAAGATGAAGGACATAAATATTTTGACGATGCCTCGTATTATAAATCCTGCCTCACAGGCGAAGCCGCTCCGGCACAGCGAGTTCATCAAGTTCTTTCAAAATATTTAACTTGTACCGATCCAAAGGACCGCACTGTTTACCGTCAGCAACTGGTAATGGCTTACTGGGAATTAGTGCATACGATGGCTCCAAAAATGGCAGATTTTTCCATTCCAAAATCAAAACGGATGATGATGCGCTACGGCGTTCTGTTGCCATCGCTTTTTACGCCAGAGCAAAAGGAAACTTTTTCAAAGGCGATTTTGGAAAATAATACCGGTGAACCCGTTTATTACATGGACGAGTGGTTTAAAGAGATTGCAAGTGGCAGGCTTTCTCTTTCTGCAACCGATGAAGTTCGAGTAAAAAAATCTAATGCAGGCGGGGCAGCCGAGCAGCAACATTTGATGCAATTAAAGAGCAAAAATGATGGAAAGATTCAAAGTTCAGAAAGTTTTGTAAATGCAAAAGAAAGCGAACGACAGATGATGGAAACGGAATTGTTGAATCGAGTTCAGGCACTCTGCGAACATCCAGCGATGATTGGTATGGCGCCACATCGAATGCCATATTCAGAAATGCAAAAAAAACTTTTCGTGGAAATTCAGGAGCGATTGCGTTCACTTCAAAAAAACGATAAAGAACTTTCGTCTTATTTAAAAGAATTGGAAGAAGCAAAATCGATAAGC
It contains:
- a CDS encoding P-II family nitrogen regulator, with the translated sequence MSPYKLFFSVVPHGKGEKLTRAAVESGCGGGTVVFGRSLAKSNFQAILGLGETSVDLILMLVESDVANPVRDAIINSCLHEKKNFGIFFATDVNFLLKAGNATSFEDKVFLEEKTMHSENELITVIVNKGYAEDIMVAARRAGAGGGTVVNAHGTARENDERFFGMHIVPEKEMLLMIVPSEKKDAVMQAIKEVNCLKNPGMGIAYSATVEDFSLLGKN
- a CDS encoding biotin--[acetyl-CoA-carboxylase] ligase, with amino-acid sequence MPVHIHKDLSNKEKILLILKDFALEEKNEGFISGEELALNLSISRAAVNKAIKSLRRDGFLIEAQTRKGYKFKDEPDEIDGKKIESLIEEYGINCAVQSFKTVDSTNFEAKRQTLDKVLNRVAFVSGKQTAGHGRLGRVFYSPADSGLYFSLVYRPLGGVKNPALLTAGAAVSVCRAVKELYGEECKIKWVNDVFLNGKKICGILTEGIANFETATIDFAIVGIGINVRNSNFTGELSKIAGSIEDIMQSEGKKIPKVPRNLLCAKIIFNLLKIYDSYYNGEKIFFKNVIDEYRSRSLLKGLTVTVNPIAGGQAESYVAKVLDISEEAELIVECEDKSIKKLFSGEVSLKSSSFAK